DNA from Evansella sp. LMS18:
AAGAAATGCTTGCAATCATGCATGAAATTTATACTTGGGATGGTATTGTTGAAGCTGACTCCGAAGATTACGATATTGTAAGAGAAGTTTTCGCAGAGTTTGAAGACGACCTTGCTAACTAATTTCATGATCCAAATATTTTACTAATGCACTGCTAATAGGAAGGAGGTCTCTGTTGTCACTGAGGGTGCGTTTTCGCAGTGACAGCAGACCCTTCTTTTTTTGTGGAAGATTCTGATAAATACAGGTGTTTATCCCGATGCAACCGTCCGTAAAACTCCCGTTTCAAAACATGATTGGAAGCGAAGATGTTTTTATGTGTGAGATAACGGACGCTAACATCCAGATTAGCTCAACTAACAATCATTGAGGGATGAACAAACCCCAATGATTGAAGTTTCACATTATGTGGTTGCCTTGTTGACTGTATCGACGAGATTATCAGCATGAAACGGCATCGTACTGTCAGGGCAGTACGATGCAAAAATCAACATTGGTAAAGAACACTCAGGCCTTATAGAAAAGTTAACATTGGGAAGGTGAACAACAGTGATTGAATTCAAGAATGTTTCCCTCACATACCCGAACGGGCATCAGGGATTAAAAAATATAAACTTAAAGCTTAATGAAGGTGAATTTGTGGTCATTGTTGGTATGTCCGGGGCCGGAAAATCGACCTTAATCCGAAGCATTAACCGCATGGTGACACCGACAGAGGGCGAACTGCTCCTCGGTGGGGAAAATATCCTTAATTTTAAAGAAAAACAGCTCAGGAAACTCCGTACTGAGGCAGGAATGATTTTCCAAAACTACAATCTCGTAAAAAGAATGTCCGTTTTGAGAAACGTAATGGCAGGCCGCCTTGGCCACACGGGGACTCTCCGTTCTATGCTCGGTTTATTCCCGCAGGAGGATCTACAAATGGCAATGGACAACCTTGAGCGTGTGGGGATCAAAGAGAAAGCCTATGTCAGGGCAGACCAGCTTAGTGGAGGACAGCAGCAGCGGGTTAGTATTGCCCGTGTTCTGACACAGCAGCCGAAGGTAATCTTAGCTGATGAGCCGGTTGCCAGCCTTGACCCGCCAACATCACATAAAGTGATGAAA
Protein-coding regions in this window:
- the phnC gene encoding phosphonate ABC transporter ATP-binding protein, which encodes MIEFKNVSLTYPNGHQGLKNINLKLNEGEFVVIVGMSGAGKSTLIRSINRMVTPTEGELLLGGENILNFKEKQLRKLRTEAGMIFQNYNLVKRMSVLRNVMAGRLGHTGTLRSMLGLFPQEDLQMAMDNLERVGIKEKAYVRADQLSGGQQQRVSIARVLTQQPKVILADEPVASLDPPTSHKVMKDLKRVSREDNLTTLVNLHFIDMAQEYADRIVGLRDGEIVFDGPIDKVTDKTFEEIYGRPIKEEDLLGGDES